One window of Leopardus geoffroyi isolate Oge1 chromosome B3, O.geoffroyi_Oge1_pat1.0, whole genome shotgun sequence genomic DNA carries:
- the AKT1 gene encoding RAC-alpha serine/threonine-protein kinase isoform X1, giving the protein MNDVAIVKEGWLHKRGEYIKTWRPRYFLLKNDGTFIGYKERPQDVEQRESPLNNFSVAQCQLMKTERPRPNTFIIRCLQWTTVIERTFHVETPEEREEWTTAIQTVADGLKRQEEEMMDFRSGSPSDNSGAEEMEVSLAKPKHRVTMNEFEYLKLLGKGTFGKVILVKEKATGRYYAMKILKKEVIVAKDEVAHTLTENRVLQNSRHPFLTALKYSFQTHDRLCFVMEYANGGELFFHLSRERVFPEDRARFYGAEIVSALDYLHSEKNVVYRDLKLENLMLDKDGHIKITDFGLCKEGIKDGATMKTFCGTPEYLAPEVLEDNDYGRAVDWWGLGVVMYEMLCGRLPFYNQDHEKLFELILMEELRFPRTLSPEAKSLLSGLLKKDPKQRLGGGAEDAKEIMQHRFFASIVWQDVYEKKLSPPFKPQVTSETDTRYFDEEFTAQMITITPPDQGDSVEGEDSERRPHFPQFSYSASGTA; this is encoded by the exons ATGAACGACGTGGCCATCGTGAAGGAGGGTTGGCTGCACAAGAGAG GGGAATACATCAAGACCTGGCGGCCCCGGTACTTCCTCCTCAAGAACGACGGCACCTTCATCGGCTACAAGGAGCGGCCACAGGACGTGGAGCAGAGAGAGTCCCCGCTCAACAACTTCTCTGTGGCGC AGTGTCAGCTGATGAAGACGGAGCGGCCCAGGCCCAACACCTTCATCATCCGCTGCCTGCAGTGGACCACGGTCATCGAGCGCACCTTCCACGTGGAGACCCCCGAGGAGCG GGAGGAGTGGACCACCGCCATCCAGACGGTGGCCGACGGGCTcaagaggcaggaggaggaaatGATGGACTTCCGGTCGGGCTCGCCCAGCGACAACTCGGGGGCCGAGGAGATGGAGGTGTCCCTGGCCAAGCCCAAGCACCGCGTG ACCATGAACGAGTTCGAGTACCTGAAGCTGCTGGGGAAAGGCACGTTCGGGAAGGTGATCCTGGTGAAGGAGAAGGCCACGGGCCGCTACTACGCCATGAAGATCCTCAAGAAGGAGGTCATCGTGGCCAAG GATGAGGTGGCCCACACGCTCACAGAGAACCGCGTTCTCCAGAACTCTCGGCACCCTTTCCTGACG GCCCTGAAGTACTCCTTCCAGACCCACGACCGTCTCTGCTTCGTCATGGAGTATGCCAACGGGGGCGAG CTCTTCTTCCACTTGTCCCGGGAGCGGGTCTTCCCCGAGGACCGTGCACGCTTCTACGGCGCCGAGATCGTGTCCGCCCTGGACTACCTGCACTCCGAGAAGAACGTGGTCTACCGTGACCTCAAG CTGGAGAACCTCATGCTGGACAAGGACGGGCACATCAAGATCACCGACTTCGGCCTGTGCAAGGAGGGCATCAAGGACGGTGCCACCATGAAGACCTTCTGTGGGACGCCCGAGTACCTGGCCCCCGAG GTGCTGGAGGACAACGACTACGGCCGCGCGGTCGACTGGTGGGGGCTGGGCGTGGTCATGTACGAGATGCTGTGCGGCCGCCTGCCCTTCTATAATCAGGACCACGAGAAGCTCTTCGAGCTCATCCTCATGGAGGAGCTCCGCTTCCCGCGCACGCTCAGCCCCGAGGCCAAGTCCCTGCTGTCGGGGCTGCTCAAGAAGGACCCTAAGCAGAG GCTGGGAGGGGGCGCCGAGGACGCCAAGGAGATCATGCAGCACCGCTTTTTCGCCAGCATCGTGTGGCAGGACGTGTACGAGAAGAAG CTCAGCCCGCCCTTCAAGCCCCAGGTCACCTCAGAGACGGACACCAGGTATTTTGATGAGGAGTTCACGGCCCAGATGATCACCATCACGCCCCCCGACCAAG GCGACAGCGTGGAGGGCGAGGACAGCGAGCGGAGGCCCCACTTCCCACAGTTCTCCTACTCCGCCAGCGGCACGGCCTGA
- the AKT1 gene encoding RAC-alpha serine/threonine-protein kinase isoform X2 translates to MNDVAIVKEGWLHKRGEYIKTWRPRYFLLKNDGTFIGYKERPQDVEQRESPLNNFSVAQCQLMKTERPRPNTFIIRCLQWTTVIERTFHVETPEEREEWTTAIQTVADGLKRQEEEMMDFRSGSPSDNSGAEEMEVSLAKPKHRVTMNEFEYLKLLGKGTFGKVILVKEKATGRYYAMKILKKEVIVAKDEVAHTLTENRVLQNSRHPFLTALKYSFQTHDRLCFVMEYANGGELFFHLSRERVFPEDRARFYGAEIVSALDYLHSEKNVVYRDLKLENLMLDKDGHIKITDFGLCKEGIKDGATMKTFCGTPEYLAPEVLEDNDYGRAVDWWGLGVVMYEMLCGRLPFYNQDHEKLFELILMEELRFPRTLSPEAKSLLSGLLKKDPKQSSARPSSPRSPQRRTPGILMRSSRPR, encoded by the exons ATGAACGACGTGGCCATCGTGAAGGAGGGTTGGCTGCACAAGAGAG GGGAATACATCAAGACCTGGCGGCCCCGGTACTTCCTCCTCAAGAACGACGGCACCTTCATCGGCTACAAGGAGCGGCCACAGGACGTGGAGCAGAGAGAGTCCCCGCTCAACAACTTCTCTGTGGCGC AGTGTCAGCTGATGAAGACGGAGCGGCCCAGGCCCAACACCTTCATCATCCGCTGCCTGCAGTGGACCACGGTCATCGAGCGCACCTTCCACGTGGAGACCCCCGAGGAGCG GGAGGAGTGGACCACCGCCATCCAGACGGTGGCCGACGGGCTcaagaggcaggaggaggaaatGATGGACTTCCGGTCGGGCTCGCCCAGCGACAACTCGGGGGCCGAGGAGATGGAGGTGTCCCTGGCCAAGCCCAAGCACCGCGTG ACCATGAACGAGTTCGAGTACCTGAAGCTGCTGGGGAAAGGCACGTTCGGGAAGGTGATCCTGGTGAAGGAGAAGGCCACGGGCCGCTACTACGCCATGAAGATCCTCAAGAAGGAGGTCATCGTGGCCAAG GATGAGGTGGCCCACACGCTCACAGAGAACCGCGTTCTCCAGAACTCTCGGCACCCTTTCCTGACG GCCCTGAAGTACTCCTTCCAGACCCACGACCGTCTCTGCTTCGTCATGGAGTATGCCAACGGGGGCGAG CTCTTCTTCCACTTGTCCCGGGAGCGGGTCTTCCCCGAGGACCGTGCACGCTTCTACGGCGCCGAGATCGTGTCCGCCCTGGACTACCTGCACTCCGAGAAGAACGTGGTCTACCGTGACCTCAAG CTGGAGAACCTCATGCTGGACAAGGACGGGCACATCAAGATCACCGACTTCGGCCTGTGCAAGGAGGGCATCAAGGACGGTGCCACCATGAAGACCTTCTGTGGGACGCCCGAGTACCTGGCCCCCGAG GTGCTGGAGGACAACGACTACGGCCGCGCGGTCGACTGGTGGGGGCTGGGCGTGGTCATGTACGAGATGCTGTGCGGCCGCCTGCCCTTCTATAATCAGGACCACGAGAAGCTCTTCGAGCTCATCCTCATGGAGGAGCTCCGCTTCCCGCGCACGCTCAGCCCCGAGGCCAAGTCCCTGCTGTCGGGGCTGCTCAAGAAGGACCCTAAGCAGAG CTCAGCCCGCCCTTCAAGCCCCAGGTCACCTCAGAGACGGACACCAGGTATTTTGATGAGGAGTTCACGGCCCAGATGA